The following are from one region of the Actinoplanes sp. L3-i22 genome:
- the secF gene encoding protein translocase subunit SecF, with product MARQGLASRLYAGEANIDIVGRRKMWFTIAAALVLISIGSFVIKQFELGIEFSGGTSFSVPAAAGGKTLTQDEVSNAVEKAVQQANPDASISTTQQVGEGKDASYTVRASALTTSEAEGAKASLVKDLGLDATKISDNQVSAAWGGQVTKQAVIGLIIFLVLVVAYLIIRFEVRMAVAALASLLFDLVMTAGVYSLVGFEVTPSTVIGFLTILGYSLYDVVVVFDKVQENTRGITAGSTRTYSEATNLAVNQTLMRSLNTGLVALLPVGGLLFIGAGLLGAGTLKDLGLVLFVGMGFGVLSSILFAAPVLSALKDREPKIKAHNARVLARRTNRSDDVAKGDRVRPVNAADSDVPAMAGSTTPRPGARPQARRNGNRPGTKR from the coding sequence ATGGCCCGTCAAGGTCTCGCGTCCCGCCTCTACGCGGGTGAAGCCAACATCGACATCGTGGGCCGCCGGAAGATGTGGTTCACGATCGCGGCCGCGCTGGTGCTGATCTCGATCGGCAGCTTCGTGATCAAGCAGTTCGAGCTCGGCATCGAGTTCTCCGGGGGCACCTCGTTCAGCGTGCCGGCCGCGGCCGGTGGCAAGACGCTGACCCAGGACGAGGTCTCCAACGCCGTCGAGAAGGCCGTTCAGCAGGCCAACCCGGACGCCTCGATCAGCACCACCCAGCAGGTCGGCGAGGGCAAGGACGCCAGCTACACGGTGCGCGCCTCGGCGCTCACCACCAGCGAGGCGGAGGGCGCCAAGGCCAGCCTGGTCAAGGACCTCGGGCTGGACGCCACCAAGATCAGTGACAACCAGGTCTCGGCGGCCTGGGGCGGTCAGGTCACCAAGCAGGCGGTGATCGGTCTGATCATCTTCCTGGTGCTGGTGGTGGCGTACCTGATCATCCGGTTCGAGGTGCGGATGGCCGTGGCGGCGCTCGCCTCGCTGCTGTTCGACCTGGTGATGACGGCCGGGGTGTACTCCCTGGTCGGCTTCGAGGTGACGCCGTCCACGGTGATCGGCTTCCTGACGATTCTCGGCTACTCGCTGTACGACGTGGTCGTGGTCTTCGACAAGGTCCAGGAGAACACCCGCGGTATTACCGCGGGCAGCACCCGGACCTACTCCGAGGCCACCAACCTGGCGGTCAACCAGACCCTGATGCGCTCGCTGAACACCGGTCTGGTGGCGCTGCTGCCGGTCGGCGGCCTGCTCTTCATCGGCGCCGGCCTGCTCGGCGCGGGCACCCTGAAGGACCTCGGCCTGGTGCTCTTCGTCGGCATGGGCTTCGGCGTGCTCTCCTCGATCCTGTTCGCGGCGCCGGTGCTCAGCGCGCTGAAGGACCGGGAGCCGAAGATCAAGGCGCACAACGCCCGGGTGCTGGCCCGGCGGACCAACCGGTCGGACGACGTCGCCAAGGGTGACCGGGTCCGCCCGGTGAACGCCGCCGACTCGGACGTCCCGGCGATGGCCGGCAGCACCACCCCGCGCCCGGGCGCCCGCCCGCAGGCCCGGCGTAACGGCAACCGCCCCGGCACCAAGCGGTAG
- the secD gene encoding protein translocase subunit SecD, with amino-acid sequence MHPGRQLGVLGLIFVVLYLLVFFAGGASGSFTNRLKPKLGLDLVGGTQATYIATQAGGAPTKEAMDQARQIIANRVNALGVSEAEVVVQGNNTIVVSLAGKADDQLKDLGNAANMRFRLLIGTTMDISASALNPASPAPSASASGAAPSANPSGSVAPSTGASAPSVVASPSTGGQGGGEAVPSATPSVAPSVAPSAAAPAATPTAAPAPVSASVQEQRAAVEKKIGAKLWAQADKLTAPVDLTTDPKAGLVYKPFNALTPAEVAVLSTNMQMYVPTISCDQLDKRPNGSIDKAEDQVVACYSGQAKVLMDQAKVVGDDISSASPQLDQQNGQWVVSLDFKSEGQKKWADLTRVAFNATSSDPCFTAVQALYGSADHCAVAVVLDKEILSAPQIQAVLTGSSQITGSFTVTTAKQLADQLKFGAIPVTFSAGPMQTVSATLGLQQLEAGLLAAAIGLALVALYAFFYYRLLGSVIILSLGLSALLTFGALVFLGRTMGYTLTLAGIAGFIVSLGIAADSFVIYFERLKDEIHEGRTARSAVPRAWHRARRTIISANTITIMCAVVLYIVSIGAVQGFAFAMGLSTVLDLLVVFLFRHPIMTMFANTKAFLSPRVSGLGRVLRRNSTEEPVSSRVKEA; translated from the coding sequence ATGCATCCTGGACGCCAACTCGGCGTGCTCGGCCTGATCTTCGTCGTCCTGTATCTGCTGGTCTTCTTCGCGGGTGGAGCCAGTGGCAGCTTCACCAACCGCCTGAAGCCGAAGCTGGGTCTCGACCTGGTCGGCGGCACGCAGGCGACCTACATCGCCACCCAGGCCGGCGGCGCGCCGACCAAGGAGGCCATGGACCAGGCCCGCCAGATCATCGCGAACCGCGTGAACGCCCTCGGCGTCTCCGAGGCCGAGGTGGTCGTCCAGGGCAACAACACGATCGTGGTCTCGCTCGCCGGTAAGGCCGACGACCAGCTCAAGGACCTCGGCAACGCCGCGAACATGCGCTTCCGGCTGCTGATCGGCACGACCATGGACATCTCCGCCAGCGCGCTGAACCCGGCCTCGCCGGCGCCCAGCGCGTCCGCGAGCGGCGCTGCCCCGTCGGCCAACCCGTCCGGCTCGGTCGCCCCGTCGACCGGCGCGAGCGCCCCGTCGGTGGTCGCCAGCCCGTCGACCGGTGGCCAGGGCGGTGGCGAGGCGGTGCCGAGCGCCACCCCGTCGGTCGCCCCGAGCGTGGCCCCGTCGGCCGCGGCCCCGGCCGCCACCCCGACCGCGGCTCCGGCTCCGGTCTCGGCGAGCGTGCAGGAGCAGCGTGCCGCGGTGGAGAAGAAGATCGGCGCGAAGCTGTGGGCCCAGGCCGACAAGCTGACCGCCCCGGTCGACCTGACCACCGACCCGAAGGCCGGCCTGGTCTACAAGCCGTTCAACGCGCTCACCCCGGCCGAGGTGGCCGTGCTGAGCACGAACATGCAGATGTACGTGCCGACGATCAGCTGCGACCAGCTCGACAAGCGGCCGAACGGCTCGATCGACAAGGCCGAGGACCAGGTCGTCGCGTGCTACAGCGGCCAGGCCAAGGTGCTGATGGACCAGGCGAAGGTGGTCGGTGACGACATCTCCAGCGCCAGCCCGCAGCTCGACCAGCAGAACGGCCAGTGGGTCGTCTCGCTCGACTTCAAGAGCGAGGGCCAGAAGAAGTGGGCCGACCTGACCCGGGTGGCGTTCAACGCGACCTCCAGTGACCCCTGCTTCACCGCCGTCCAGGCGCTCTACGGCTCGGCCGACCACTGTGCGGTCGCGGTCGTGCTGGACAAGGAGATCCTGTCGGCGCCGCAGATCCAGGCCGTGCTGACCGGCTCCTCGCAGATCACCGGCAGCTTCACCGTGACCACCGCGAAGCAGCTGGCCGACCAGCTGAAGTTCGGCGCGATCCCGGTGACCTTCTCGGCCGGCCCGATGCAGACCGTCTCCGCGACGCTCGGCCTGCAGCAGCTCGAGGCGGGCCTGCTCGCCGCCGCGATCGGCCTGGCCCTGGTGGCGCTCTACGCGTTCTTCTACTACCGGCTGCTCGGCTCGGTCATCATCCTGAGTCTGGGGCTCTCCGCCCTGCTCACCTTCGGCGCGCTGGTCTTCCTCGGCCGTACCATGGGGTACACGCTGACCCTGGCGGGTATCGCCGGGTTCATCGTGTCGCTGGGTATCGCGGCGGACTCGTTCGTCATCTACTTCGAACGGCTCAAGGACGAGATCCACGAGGGCCGGACAGCCCGCAGCGCGGTGCCACGTGCCTGGCACCGGGCCCGGCGGACGATCATCTCGGCCAACACGATCACCATCATGTGTGCGGTCGTGCTGTACATCGTCTCGATCGGCGCGGTGCAGGGCTTCGCGTTCGCGATGGGGCTCTCCACCGTCCTCGACCTGCTCGTGGTGTTCCTCTTCCGGCACCCGATCATGACCATGTTCGCCAACACCAAGGCGTTCCTGTCGCCGCGGGTCAGTGGCCTCGGCCGGGTCCTGCGCCGCAATTCGACCGAGGAGCCCGTCTCCTCGCGTGTGAAGGAGGCCTGA
- the yajC gene encoding preprotein translocase subunit YajC — MAQSAGGGGSLSLFLPFILILGVFYFLVMRPQQKRRREAMELQNKLGAGDTIVTIGGLHGTVVSVEDDVVLLEIAPDVQVRFARPAIAKVVTRADEPVAGSAEDADDLEAAEDETVTSTDTLTEEPPNPVVDVRKKD; from the coding sequence GTGGCCCAGTCCGCAGGCGGTGGTGGTTCACTGAGCCTGTTCCTGCCCTTCATCCTCATCCTCGGTGTGTTTTATTTCCTGGTGATGCGGCCGCAGCAGAAGCGGCGCCGTGAGGCGATGGAACTGCAGAACAAGCTCGGCGCCGGCGACACGATCGTCACCATCGGCGGCCTGCACGGCACCGTGGTGAGCGTCGAGGACGACGTGGTGCTGCTGGAGATCGCGCCGGACGTTCAGGTGCGCTTCGCCCGTCCGGCGATCGCCAAGGTGGTCACCCGTGCCGACGAGCCGGTCGCCGGGTCCGCCGAGGACGCCGACGATCTCGAGGCAGCCGAGGACGAGACCGTGACCAGCACGGACACCCTCACCGAGGAGCCGCCGAACCCGGTCGTCGACGTTCGCAAGAAGGACTGA
- the ruvB gene encoding Holliday junction branch migration DNA helicase RuvB, translating into MSSFEGDDLVSPLVEDTELDAEASVRPRRLADFIAQHRVRDQLELLLKASMGRGTPPDHILLSGPPGLGKTTLANIVAAELGTAIRTTSGPVIERSGDLAAILTGLSEGDVLFIDEIHRIAKPAEELLYSAMEDFRVDVVVGKGPGATAIPLDVEPFTLVGATTRAGLLSGPMRDRFGFVAHLDFYSPADLDALLHRSARILGVPITPEGASEIAGRSRGTPRIANRLLRRVRDYAEVRGDGVVTLAIARAALQVYDVDALGLDRLDRAVLRALIDSFKGGPVGLSTLAVAVGEQSDTVEEVCEPFLVRAGLLARTPRGRVATEAGWAHLGRTPPQDGRSGVFQGDLFARDT; encoded by the coding sequence ATGAGCTCGTTCGAGGGCGACGACCTGGTCTCGCCGCTGGTCGAGGACACCGAGCTGGACGCCGAGGCGAGCGTCCGGCCGCGCCGGCTGGCCGACTTCATCGCCCAGCACCGGGTCCGCGACCAGCTGGAACTGCTGCTCAAGGCGTCGATGGGCCGGGGCACGCCGCCGGACCACATCCTGCTCTCCGGCCCGCCGGGGCTGGGCAAGACCACCCTGGCCAACATCGTCGCCGCCGAGCTGGGCACCGCGATCCGGACCACCAGCGGCCCGGTGATCGAGCGCTCCGGCGACCTGGCCGCGATCCTGACCGGCCTCTCCGAGGGCGACGTGCTCTTCATCGACGAGATCCACCGGATCGCCAAGCCGGCCGAGGAGCTGCTCTACAGCGCGATGGAGGACTTCCGGGTCGACGTGGTGGTCGGCAAGGGGCCCGGCGCCACCGCGATCCCGCTGGACGTGGAGCCGTTCACGCTGGTCGGCGCGACCACCCGGGCCGGCCTGCTGAGCGGGCCGATGCGCGACCGGTTCGGCTTCGTCGCGCACCTGGACTTCTACTCACCCGCCGACCTGGACGCGCTGCTGCACCGCTCGGCGCGGATCCTCGGGGTGCCGATCACGCCGGAGGGCGCCTCCGAGATCGCCGGCCGGTCCCGGGGCACGCCGCGGATCGCCAACCGGCTGCTGCGCCGGGTGCGGGACTACGCCGAGGTGCGCGGGGACGGCGTGGTCACCCTGGCGATCGCCCGGGCGGCGCTGCAGGTCTACGACGTCGACGCGCTCGGCCTGGACCGGCTGGACCGGGCCGTGCTGCGGGCGCTGATCGACTCGTTCAAGGGTGGGCCGGTCGGTTTGTCCACTCTTGCAGTTGCCGTCGGTGAGCAGTCCGACACCGTGGAAGAGGTGTGTGAGCCGTTCCTGGTGCGGGCCGGGCTGCTCGCGCGTACCCCGCGGGGCCGGGTCGCCACCGAGGCGGGCTGGGCGCATCTCGGCCGCACTCCACCCCAGGACGGCAGGTCCGGGGTGTTTCAGGGGGACCTGTTCGCACGAGATACATAA
- the ruvA gene encoding Holliday junction branch migration protein RuvA, translated as MIASVRGVVTAILLDSAVVEVGGVGMRVFCTPNTLASLRTGTEARLATTLIVREDSLTLYGFADDDERQLFELLLTANGVGPRIAQAVLAVHQPDAVRRALGGGDIAALTQVPGIGKRGAEKMIVELKDKIGPIGFGDGGGTSVLAGGWQEQVRQGVVALGWSATQADQAVAVITESIDGEVPPVPVLLRQAIRLLGKTR; from the coding sequence ATGATCGCCAGCGTGCGCGGTGTGGTCACCGCGATCCTCCTGGACAGCGCCGTGGTCGAGGTCGGCGGTGTCGGCATGCGCGTGTTCTGCACGCCGAACACGCTCGCCTCGCTGCGCACCGGCACCGAGGCGCGGCTGGCCACCACGCTGATCGTCCGGGAGGACTCGCTCACCCTCTACGGTTTCGCCGACGACGACGAACGGCAGCTCTTCGAGCTGCTTCTCACCGCGAACGGCGTCGGCCCGCGGATCGCCCAGGCGGTGCTCGCGGTGCATCAACCCGATGCCGTACGCCGTGCGCTCGGCGGCGGTGACATCGCCGCCCTGACGCAGGTCCCGGGGATCGGCAAGCGCGGCGCCGAGAAGATGATCGTCGAGCTGAAGGACAAGATCGGCCCGATCGGGTTCGGGGACGGCGGCGGCACGAGCGTGCTGGCCGGCGGCTGGCAGGAGCAGGTCCGCCAGGGTGTCGTCGCGCTCGGCTGGAGCGCCACGCAGGCCGATCAGGCGGTCGCCGTGATCACCGAGTCGATCGACGGCGAGGTGCCGCCGGTGCCGGTGCTGCTGCGCCAGGCGATCCGGCTGCTGGGCAAGACCCGATGA
- the ruvC gene encoding crossover junction endodeoxyribonuclease RuvC, translated as MRVLGIDPGLTRCGVGVVEGVPGRPGTLIDYHVVRSDPDEDIALRLLHLDRSLAELVARHQPESVAVERVFAQHNTHSVMGTAQASAVAILAGSRAGLPVQTYTPSEVKAAVTGSGTADKAQVTAMVTRLLRLDAPPKPADAADALAIAICHIWRGGTRAKIQAAAIAAARRSSR; from the coding sequence ATGCGCGTGCTCGGCATCGATCCGGGTCTCACCCGGTGCGGCGTCGGCGTGGTCGAGGGCGTGCCCGGCCGCCCGGGCACGTTGATCGACTACCACGTGGTCCGCAGTGATCCGGACGAGGACATCGCCCTGCGCCTGCTGCATCTGGACCGGAGCCTGGCCGAGCTGGTCGCCCGGCACCAGCCCGAGAGCGTGGCCGTCGAGCGGGTGTTCGCGCAGCACAACACGCATTCGGTGATGGGCACGGCGCAGGCCAGCGCGGTCGCGATCCTGGCCGGGTCGCGGGCCGGGCTGCCGGTGCAGACCTACACTCCGAGCGAGGTGAAGGCCGCCGTCACCGGCTCCGGCACCGCGGACAAGGCGCAGGTCACCGCCATGGTCACCCGGCTGCTGCGGCTGGACGCCCCGCCGAAGCCGGCCGACGCGGCGGACGCGCTCGCTATCGCCATCTGTCACATCTGGCGCGGGGGCACCCGCGCGAAGATCCAAGCCGCGGCGATCGCCGCCGCCCGCAGGAGCAGCCGATGA
- a CDS encoding YebC/PmpR family DNA-binding transcriptional regulator, translating into MSGHSKWATTKHKKAVVDAKRGKMFAKLIKNIEVAARTGGGDPSGNPTLYDAIQKAKKSSVPNDNINNAVKRGSGLEAGGADWQTIMYEGYGPNGVALLIECLTDNRNRAATEVRTRLTRNHGTFADAGSVSYLFNRRGVVIVPKGGLTEDDIMLAVLEAGAEEINDLGDTFEVVSEPTDVVAVRTALQDAGIDYDSAESPLIPTMTVEVDEDAARKVLKLIDALEDCDDVQEIYANFDVSDEVMAKLEAE; encoded by the coding sequence ATGTCCGGCCACTCCAAGTGGGCGACGACCAAGCACAAGAAGGCTGTCGTCGACGCCAAGCGCGGCAAGATGTTCGCCAAGCTGATCAAGAACATCGAGGTCGCGGCCCGGACCGGTGGCGGCGACCCGTCCGGTAACCCCACGCTCTACGACGCCATCCAGAAGGCGAAGAAGTCGTCGGTTCCGAACGACAACATCAACAACGCGGTCAAGCGCGGCTCCGGCCTGGAGGCCGGCGGCGCCGACTGGCAGACGATCATGTACGAGGGGTACGGCCCGAACGGCGTCGCCCTGCTGATCGAGTGCCTGACCGACAACCGGAACCGCGCGGCCACCGAGGTGCGCACCCGGCTGACCCGTAACCACGGCACGTTCGCCGACGCGGGTTCGGTGTCCTACCTGTTCAACCGCCGGGGCGTGGTGATCGTTCCGAAGGGCGGGCTGACCGAGGACGACATCATGCTCGCGGTGCTGGAGGCCGGCGCCGAGGAGATCAACGACCTGGGCGACACGTTCGAGGTGGTCAGCGAGCCGACCGACGTGGTCGCGGTGCGCACCGCGCTGCAGGACGCCGGCATCGACTACGACTCGGCCGAGTCCCCGCTGATCCCGACCATGACGGTCGAGGTGGACGAGGACGCCGCCCGCAAGGTGCTCAAGCTGATCGACGCGCTCGAGGACTGCGACGACGTGCAGGAGATCTACGCCAACTTCGACGTCTCCGACGAGGTCATGGCCAAGCTCGAAGCTGAGTGA
- the pdxT gene encoding pyridoxal 5'-phosphate synthase glutaminase subunit PdxT, with the protein MNIGVLALQGDVREHLSALAESDVLARPVRRPEELADVDALVIPGGESTTMSNLAITFGLLDPVRKRIADGMPVYGSCAGMIMLATTVLDGRPDQETFQGIEMTVRRNAFGRQVDSFEAPVEIEGIEDGEFHAVFIRAPWVEQIGPDVRVLGRVASGAADGRIVAVRQGNLLATAFHPELTGDLRVHRYFVEMVRQAAPAR; encoded by the coding sequence GTGAACATCGGAGTGCTGGCCCTGCAGGGCGACGTGCGTGAACACCTGTCCGCCCTGGCCGAGTCGGACGTGCTGGCCCGGCCGGTGCGCCGGCCGGAGGAACTGGCCGATGTCGACGCGCTGGTGATCCCGGGCGGCGAGTCCACCACGATGAGCAACCTGGCGATCACCTTCGGACTGCTCGACCCGGTGCGGAAGCGGATCGCGGACGGCATGCCGGTGTACGGTTCGTGCGCCGGCATGATCATGCTGGCGACCACGGTGCTGGACGGCCGTCCCGATCAGGAGACGTTCCAGGGGATCGAGATGACCGTCCGGCGCAACGCGTTCGGCCGGCAGGTGGACTCGTTCGAGGCGCCCGTGGAGATCGAAGGCATCGAGGACGGCGAGTTCCACGCGGTCTTCATCCGGGCCCCGTGGGTCGAGCAGATCGGCCCCGACGTGCGGGTGCTGGGCCGCGTAGCTTCCGGCGCCGCCGACGGTAGGATTGTCGCCGTTCGGCAGGGGAACCTGCTCGCCACGGCATTCCACCCGGAGCTGACCGGCGACCTTCGTGTCCACCGGTACTTCGTCGAGATGGTCCGCCAGGCCGCACCCGCACGGTAG
- the pdxS gene encoding pyridoxal 5'-phosphate synthase lyase subunit PdxS, with protein MSENQPAVGTARVKRGMAEMLKGGVIMDVVTPEQAKIAENAGAVAVMALERVPADIRAQGGVSRMSDPDMIDGIINAVSIPVMAKARIGHFVEAQVLMSLGVDYIDESEVLTPADYANHIDKWQFTVPFVCGATNLGEALRRITEGAAMIRSKGEAGTGDVSNATTHMRKIRGELRRLQTLAEDELYVAAKELQAPYELVKEVAAAGKLPVVLFTAGGIATPADAAMMMQLGAEGVFVGSGIFKSGNPEQRAAAIVKAVTFHDDPDVIAKVSRGLGEAMVGINVDEIPQPHRLAERGW; from the coding sequence ATGTCTGAGAACCAGCCCGCCGTCGGAACCGCCCGCGTCAAGCGCGGCATGGCGGAGATGCTCAAGGGCGGCGTGATCATGGACGTCGTCACCCCCGAGCAGGCGAAGATCGCCGAGAACGCCGGCGCCGTGGCCGTCATGGCGCTGGAGCGCGTCCCGGCCGACATCCGGGCCCAGGGCGGCGTGTCCCGGATGTCCGACCCCGACATGATCGACGGCATCATCAACGCCGTCTCGATCCCGGTCATGGCCAAGGCCCGGATCGGACACTTCGTCGAGGCCCAGGTGCTGATGTCGCTGGGCGTCGACTACATCGACGAGTCCGAGGTGCTGACCCCGGCCGACTACGCCAACCACATCGACAAGTGGCAGTTCACCGTGCCGTTCGTGTGCGGCGCCACCAACCTGGGCGAGGCGCTGCGCCGGATCACCGAGGGCGCCGCGATGATCCGCTCCAAGGGCGAGGCCGGCACCGGCGACGTGTCGAACGCGACCACCCACATGCGCAAGATCCGGGGCGAGCTGCGCCGCCTGCAGACCCTGGCGGAGGACGAGCTGTACGTCGCCGCCAAGGAGCTCCAGGCGCCGTACGAGCTGGTCAAGGAGGTTGCCGCGGCGGGCAAGCTGCCGGTCGTGCTGTTCACCGCGGGCGGCATCGCCACCCCGGCCGACGCCGCGATGATGATGCAGCTGGGCGCCGAGGGCGTGTTCGTCGGCTCGGGCATCTTCAAGTCCGGCAACCCGGAGCAGCGGGCCGCCGCGATCGTCAAGGCCGTCACGTTCCACGACGACCCGGACGTGATCGCCAAGGTGTCGCGCGGGCTGGGCGAGGCGATGGTCGGCATCAACGTCGACGAGATCCCCCAGCCGCACCGGCTCGCCGAGCGCGGCTGGTAG
- a CDS encoding glycosyltransferase family 4 protein — MRIGIVSPYSFDVPGGVQNHIMDLAEALIELGHHVSVLAPADEDAELPAYLVPAGRAVPLPYNGSVARIAFGPVSTARVRRWLARGEFDVLHVHEPLTPSLSLLAVLSARGPVVATFHTAMTRSRTLAIAQNFLQPVMEKITARIAVSELARKVQVEHLGGGAVEIPNGVAVRKFALAAPLPGWPGEGGALGFLGRFTESRKGFPLVRTAFVTLAAERPGLRLLVAGPGDRDDLFDEIPRELHSRVEFLGLVSEADKARMLRSVDVYVAPNTGGESFGMILTEAMAAGAAIAASDLDAFRRVLDGGRAGALFPTGDQAALTALLGELLDDPARRADLASCARQAVRTFDWPSVAARVLEVYTTAIEATDGRVFDDDGA, encoded by the coding sequence GTGCGGATCGGGATCGTCTCGCCGTACTCGTTCGACGTCCCCGGCGGGGTCCAGAACCACATCATGGACCTGGCCGAGGCGCTGATCGAACTCGGTCACCACGTGAGCGTGCTGGCCCCCGCCGACGAGGACGCGGAACTGCCGGCCTACCTGGTGCCGGCCGGGCGGGCGGTGCCGCTGCCGTACAACGGGTCGGTGGCCCGGATCGCCTTCGGCCCGGTCTCCACTGCCCGCGTCCGGCGCTGGCTGGCCCGCGGCGAGTTCGACGTGCTGCACGTGCACGAGCCGCTCACGCCCAGCCTGTCGCTGCTCGCGGTGCTCTCCGCGCGCGGCCCGGTGGTCGCCACGTTCCACACCGCGATGACCCGCTCCCGCACGCTGGCCATCGCGCAGAACTTCCTCCAGCCGGTGATGGAGAAGATCACCGCGCGGATCGCGGTCAGCGAACTGGCCCGCAAGGTGCAGGTGGAACACCTCGGCGGCGGCGCGGTGGAGATCCCCAACGGGGTCGCGGTGCGGAAATTCGCCTTGGCTGCGCCATTGCCGGGATGGCCCGGCGAAGGCGGTGCTCTCGGTTTCCTCGGCCGTTTCACCGAGTCCCGCAAGGGCTTCCCACTTGTCCGTACGGCGTTCGTCACGCTCGCCGCCGAGCGGCCCGGCCTGCGCCTGCTCGTGGCCGGCCCGGGCGACCGGGACGACCTGTTCGACGAGATCCCGCGCGAACTGCACTCCCGGGTCGAGTTCCTGGGCCTGGTCAGTGAGGCGGACAAGGCCCGCATGCTGCGCAGCGTCGACGTCTACGTCGCCCCGAACACCGGCGGCGAGAGCTTCGGCATGATCCTCACCGAGGCGATGGCGGCCGGCGCCGCGATCGCCGCCAGCGACCTGGACGCGTTCCGTCGGGTATTGGACGGCGGCCGGGCCGGCGCGCTGTTCCCGACCGGCGACCAGGCCGCGCTCACCGCGCTGCTGGGTGAGCTGCTCGACGACCCGGCCCGGCGGGCTGACCTGGCCTCCTGCGCCCGTCAGGCGGTCCGGACGTTCGACTGGCCGAGTGTGGCCGCCCGGGTTCTCGAGGTCTACACCACGGCGATCGAGGCGACCGACGGGCGCGTCTTCGACGACGACGGGGCCTGA
- a CDS encoding phosphatidylinositol mannoside acyltransferase yields MKDRLITLGYTAGWRLVRALPQPVAEALFTGAADRAWKRNGPGTQRLRRNYQQVVGADMPETLVRDGLRSYARYWMEAFRLPTRTREQNAAGFHMEDASYDQMKSAIAEGNGLVLALPHVANWDAAAAWVVSHDWPMITVAERLKPEAVAKKFLDYRESLGMRVLSLTGGDRPPLEVLTEHLQKGWVVPLLADRDLSRGGVEVEFFGGRTRMPAGPAILAIRTGAPIYAVDCWYSEHRVEARLRKITPPAEGPLDERVKVTVQQMATAFEAGIREHPQDWHMLQKLWI; encoded by the coding sequence GTGAAGGACCGGCTGATCACGCTCGGCTACACCGCCGGCTGGCGGCTGGTCCGCGCCCTGCCGCAACCGGTCGCCGAGGCGCTGTTCACCGGGGCGGCCGACCGCGCGTGGAAGCGGAACGGCCCGGGCACCCAGCGGCTGCGGCGCAACTACCAGCAGGTGGTGGGCGCGGACATGCCGGAGACGCTGGTCCGGGACGGGCTGCGGTCGTACGCGCGGTACTGGATGGAGGCGTTCCGCCTCCCGACCCGGACCCGCGAGCAGAACGCGGCCGGCTTCCACATGGAAGACGCCTCCTACGACCAGATGAAGAGCGCCATCGCCGAGGGCAACGGCCTGGTCCTGGCCCTGCCGCACGTGGCCAACTGGGACGCGGCGGCGGCCTGGGTGGTCTCCCACGACTGGCCGATGATCACCGTCGCCGAGCGGCTCAAACCCGAGGCGGTCGCGAAGAAGTTCCTGGACTACCGCGAGAGCCTGGGCATGCGGGTGTTGTCGCTCACCGGCGGCGACCGCCCACCCCTGGAGGTGCTGACCGAGCACCTGCAGAAGGGCTGGGTCGTCCCGCTGCTCGCCGACCGGGACCTGTCCCGCGGCGGCGTCGAGGTGGAGTTCTTCGGCGGCCGCACCCGGATGCCGGCCGGCCCGGCGATCCTCGCCATCCGCACCGGCGCCCCGATCTACGCGGTCGACTGCTGGTACTCCGAGCACCGGGTCGAAGCCCGGCTCCGGAAGATCACCCCGCCGGCCGAGGGGCCGCTCGACGAGCGGGTCAAGGTGACCGTGCAGCAGATGGCGACCGCGTTCGAGGCCGGGATCAGGGAACACCCGCAGGACTGGCACATGCTCCAGAAGCTGTGGATCTAG